One Rhinoraja longicauda isolate Sanriku21f chromosome 18, sRhiLon1.1, whole genome shotgun sequence DNA segment encodes these proteins:
- the LOC144602214 gene encoding oxysterols receptor LXR-alpha-like isoform X1, translated as MSAVFTTDNDYGERFFLHIPTCLADQNRTQLDSRLWKDQDIGRKPRAQHNYSGSLDGAAHSYWNGSVKIENSLFFSASPNLAEQHVAKRKKGPAPKMLGNERCSVCGDKASGFHYNVLSCEGCKGFFRRSVIKSAQYSCKNGGQCEMDLYMRRKCQDCRLRKCQQAGMLEQCVLSEEQIRRKKMKKLEEEVMKAVKVSPGSLSGWDVPILNVAQIEMIRRLVTAQQLCNKRSFSDRLKVTPWPRSIDSHSREMRQQRFAHFTELAIISVQELVDFAKQVPGFLDLTREDQIALLKTSTIEIMLLETSRRYNPTIECITFLKDFSYSREDFARAGLQFEFINPIFEFSKCMNDLHLDDAEYALLIAINLFSADRPNVNDHELVERLRLPYVEALRSYTQIKRPEDRLMFPRMLMKLVCLRTLSSVHSEQVFALRLQDKKLPPLLSEIWDMQE; from the exons ATGTCTGCAGTGTTTACCACTGATAATGATTATG GAGAAAGATTTTTTCTGCACATACCGACCTGCCTGGCTGATCAGAACAGGACCCAACTGGACAGCAGGCTTTGGAAAGATCAAGacattgggaggaaaccaagagcTCAGCACAATTACTCTGGATCCCTAGATGGGGCAGCTCACAGCTATTGGAATGGAAGTGTCAAAATAGAAAACagcctcttcttttcagccagccCAAACCTGG CAGAGCAGCACGTCGCGAAGCGGAAGAAGGGGCCCGCCCCGAAGATGCTGGGGAACGAGCGGTGCAGCGTGTGTGGGGACAAGGCCTCAGGCTTCCACTACAACGTGCTGAGCTGCGAGGGCTGCAAGGGCTTCTTTAGGCGGAGCGTGATCAAGAGCGCGCAGTATTCCTGCAAGAATGGCGGCCAGTGCGAAATGGATTTGTACATGCGCAGGAAGTGCCAGGATTGCCGGCTCCGGAAATGCCAGCAAGCGGGAATGTTGGAGCAAT GTGTCCTGTCAGAAGAACAGATTCGACGGAAGAAGATGAAGAAGCTGGAGGAAGAAGTGATGAAAGCAGTGAAGGTGTCCCCAGGTTCCTTGTCTGGCTGGGACGTTCCGATACTCAACGTGGCCCAAATTGAGATGATCAGAAGACTGGTCACTGCACAACAACTGTGCAACAAGCGTTCCTTCAGTGACCGACTGAAAGTGACT CCATGGCCACGGAGCATTGATTCCCACAGCCGTGAGATGaggcagcagagatttgcacacTTCACAGAACTCGCAATCATCTCAGTCCAGGAATTGGTTGACTTTGCAAAGCAGGTGCCAGGATTCCTTGATCTCACCCGTGAAGATCAGATCGCCCTGCTCAAGACTTCCACTATTGAG ATAATGCTGCTCGAAACCTCACGAAGGTATAACCCTACGATAGAGTGCATCACCTTTCTGAAGGATTTCAGTTATAGCCGAGAGGACTTCGCCAGGGCAG GACTACAGTTTGAATTTATCAATCCCATCTTTGAGTTCTCAAAATGTATGAATGACCTACATTTGGATGATGCTGAATATGCTCTCCTAATCGCCATCAATCTGTTTTCAGCAG ACCGCCCGAATGTGAATGACCATGAACTAGTGGAAAGGCTGCGGCTGCCTTACGTTGAAGCTCTCCGCTCCTACACACAGATAAAAAGACCCGAG GATCGCCTGATGTTCCCACGAATGTTGATGAAACTGGTTTGCCTGCGGACTCTGAGCAGCGTCCATTCGGAGCAAGTTTTTGCACTACGGCTGCAGGATAAAAAATTGCCCCCCCTCCTGTCAGAAATCTGGGACATGCAGGAATGA
- the LOC144602214 gene encoding oxysterols receptor LXR-alpha-like isoform X2, with translation MSAVFTTDNDYGERFFLHIPTCLADQNRTQLDSRLWKDQDIGRKPRAQHNYSGSLDGAAHSYWNGSVKIENSLFFSASPNLAEQHVAKRKKGPAPKMLGNERCSVCGDKASGFHYNVLSCEGCKGFFRRSVIKSAQYSCKNGGQCEMDLYMRRKCQDCRLRKCQQAGMLEQCVLSEEQIRRKKMKKLEEEVMKAVKVSPGSLSGWDVPILNVAQIEMIRRLVTAQQLCNKRSFSDRLKVTPWPRSIDSHSREMRQQRFAHFTELAIISVQELVDFAKQVPGFLDLTREDQIALLKTSTIEIMLLETSRRYNPTIECITFLKDFSYSREDFARADRPNVNDHELVERLRLPYVEALRSYTQIKRPEDRLMFPRMLMKLVCLRTLSSVHSEQVFALRLQDKKLPPLLSEIWDMQE, from the exons ATGTCTGCAGTGTTTACCACTGATAATGATTATG GAGAAAGATTTTTTCTGCACATACCGACCTGCCTGGCTGATCAGAACAGGACCCAACTGGACAGCAGGCTTTGGAAAGATCAAGacattgggaggaaaccaagagcTCAGCACAATTACTCTGGATCCCTAGATGGGGCAGCTCACAGCTATTGGAATGGAAGTGTCAAAATAGAAAACagcctcttcttttcagccagccCAAACCTGG CAGAGCAGCACGTCGCGAAGCGGAAGAAGGGGCCCGCCCCGAAGATGCTGGGGAACGAGCGGTGCAGCGTGTGTGGGGACAAGGCCTCAGGCTTCCACTACAACGTGCTGAGCTGCGAGGGCTGCAAGGGCTTCTTTAGGCGGAGCGTGATCAAGAGCGCGCAGTATTCCTGCAAGAATGGCGGCCAGTGCGAAATGGATTTGTACATGCGCAGGAAGTGCCAGGATTGCCGGCTCCGGAAATGCCAGCAAGCGGGAATGTTGGAGCAAT GTGTCCTGTCAGAAGAACAGATTCGACGGAAGAAGATGAAGAAGCTGGAGGAAGAAGTGATGAAAGCAGTGAAGGTGTCCCCAGGTTCCTTGTCTGGCTGGGACGTTCCGATACTCAACGTGGCCCAAATTGAGATGATCAGAAGACTGGTCACTGCACAACAACTGTGCAACAAGCGTTCCTTCAGTGACCGACTGAAAGTGACT CCATGGCCACGGAGCATTGATTCCCACAGCCGTGAGATGaggcagcagagatttgcacacTTCACAGAACTCGCAATCATCTCAGTCCAGGAATTGGTTGACTTTGCAAAGCAGGTGCCAGGATTCCTTGATCTCACCCGTGAAGATCAGATCGCCCTGCTCAAGACTTCCACTATTGAG ATAATGCTGCTCGAAACCTCACGAAGGTATAACCCTACGATAGAGTGCATCACCTTTCTGAAGGATTTCAGTTATAGCCGAGAGGACTTCGCCAGGGCAG ACCGCCCGAATGTGAATGACCATGAACTAGTGGAAAGGCTGCGGCTGCCTTACGTTGAAGCTCTCCGCTCCTACACACAGATAAAAAGACCCGAG GATCGCCTGATGTTCCCACGAATGTTGATGAAACTGGTTTGCCTGCGGACTCTGAGCAGCGTCCATTCGGAGCAAGTTTTTGCACTACGGCTGCAGGATAAAAAATTGCCCCCCCTCCTGTCAGAAATCTGGGACATGCAGGAATGA